One stretch of Prunus persica cultivar Lovell chromosome G1, Prunus_persica_NCBIv2, whole genome shotgun sequence DNA includes these proteins:
- the LOC109946847 gene encoding uncharacterized protein LOC109946847 has protein sequence MLYVATQSSEDLFRMASVCPLFQTLANSPQVWNTISMAKYPDHPSWYRARPAVQQFLQQCRACDNPESIFREAFQVFFRQGNVEALYGMRIAATAGHMEVAYVVGLLGMSGNGQSKEDALEFLCSLNQRNNIDMKGTRDALTRRLSGPIVARHIVDMFDYGKIKFNHCSACNNNEWYFVIQGWPSEDKINPAFWTCCNRCNGTVRAFFGSR, from the coding sequence ATGTTATACGTGGCAACCCAATCATCGGAAGATCTCTTCCGTATGGCATCTGTGTGCCCATTGTTCCAAACTTTGGCAAACAGTCCACAAGTGTGGAACACCATTTCAATGGCAAAGTACCCAGACCATCCTAGCTGGTATCGTGCCAGACCTGCGGTCCAGCAGTTCTTGCAACAATGCAGGGCTTGCGATAACCCTGAGTCGATATTTAGAGAAGCATTCCAAGTTTTTTTCAGGCAGGGTAACGTGGAAGCGTTGTATGGGATGCGCATTGCAGCCACGGCAGGCCATATGGAAGTGGCATATGTAGTTGGACTACTTGGTATGTCCGGAAATGGTCAGTCAAAAGAGGATGCATTAGaattcttgtgttctttgaaTCAACGTAACAACATTGATATGAAAGGAACTAGGGATGCTTTGACACGAAGATTAAGCGGACCAATAGTTGCAAGACATATCGTAGATATGTTTGACTATGGGAAGATTAAGTTCAATCACTGCAGCGCTTGTAACAACAATGAatggtattttgttattcaagGCTGGCCTAGTGAAGATAAGATAAATCCTGCATTCTGGACTTGTTGCAATCGATGCAATGGCACCGTGAGAGCATTTTTTGGTTCAAGGTGA
- the LOC109946848 gene encoding protein FAR1-RELATED SEQUENCE 5-like yields the protein MFQKFEQELIQSTACFLELKTEDASKVVFNVSERKNWETRVAEVVYVKDSDHASCSCKRFEFVGIICQHILALFRRDQIEYMPDKYILKRWKKTVKSGLVSDANGNEIKDCADPGLLIKRCTMSRLASDVVEDALMSEEGCELLSETLKSLQVRLKLLKDGPSNNEVGGSSSQTQYMKDPKRVRCKGRSKGVTGAKEKAMKRGIRHCRECGHIGHDRRQCPRHLNTPTSPSNNDESTPIDRSDPLFDEFDRMHGPTE from the exons atgtttcaaaagtttgagCAAGAACTAATACAAAGTACAGCATGTTTCCTAGAGCTCAAAACAGAGGATGCTTCTAAAGTTGTCTTTAACGTGAgcgaaaggaaaaattgggaaacaagaGTGGCAGAAGTCGTATATGTCAAAGATTCTGACCACGCATCGTGTAGCTGcaaaagatttgaatttgttggaattatttGCCAGCACATCCTAGCATTGTTCAGAAGGGACCAGATTGAATATATGCccgataaatatattttgaagaggtGGAAGAAAACTGTGAAATCTGGATTGGTGTCAGATGCAAATGGCAACGAAATTAAAGACTGTGCAGATCCTGGTCTTTTAATAAAGCGCTGTACAATGTCTCGACTTGCTTCAGATGTGGTTGAGGATGCATTAATGAGTGAAGAAGGATGTGAGCTACTGTCAGAGACTCTAAAAAGTTTGCAGGTGAggttgaagttgttgaaggATGGACCAAGTAATAACGAAGTTGGAGGGTCCAGctctcaaacacaatataTGAAAGACCCTAAGAGAGTGAGGTGCAAAGGAAGGTCGAAAGGAGTAACGGgagcaaaggaaaaggcaatgaAGCGAGGGATTAGACACTGTCGAGAGTGTGGACACATTGGTCATGATAGAAGACAATGCCCAAGACATTTGAACACACC GACATCACCGTCGAATAATGACGAATCAACTCCAATAGATCGTAGTGACCCATTATTCGACGAATTTGATAGGATGCACGGACCAACTGAATGA